Proteins encoded by one window of Flavobacterium sp. N502540:
- a CDS encoding T9SS type A sorting domain-containing protein encodes MKKNLLILLLLLLTVQIWAQQVQITESSGWLESAFVKWQPVNNAQTYNVYYSGNGITDQKIDDQLIRSYGSYFRADIPGLKAGSYTVKIKPVISGAEGTGSTTGSLTVAAQDRNGFAFEGGRVPGGYKADGTPKDNAVILYITQNTKNTISMNITGASANPCVGLQNILYAIKKGKDTRPFIIRLIGNITDMSVMEGGDVVIENANNAASYLTIEGIGNDAVANGWGVRLKSASNIEVSNLGFMNCNSTAGDNVGMQQDNDHVWVHNCDLFYGNAGSDADQIKGDGALDNKTSTYITLSYNHFWDNGKASLLGLSEGTTSGLYITYHHNWFDHSDSRHPRVRYYSAHIYNNYFDGVAKYGSGSTLGSSLFVEGNYFRNSKHPMLTSLQGTDIWDETNQVNNAGTMGTFSGEAGGSIKAFNNTFDASNGTNNMRFVAYNDPNPLYNISGKISSTTDFDAYVATTRGETVSSAVKSKSGANTYNNFDTDAALYVKNLTIEQPATAKTKVTQYAGRVTGGDLKWTFDNSIDDTSSIVITALKSALTNYTGALVAVQGEGNPPTSSQTLTSTSNNNQTVTSGTAIGTIVFTWGGDATDATVTGLPASGISFVKNATAKTITITGTPTANVSYSITTTGTGTPATGSGTITVTTAGTQTLTSTNNNSQTVASGNAIATIVFTWGGNATDATVTGLPASGISFVKNTSAKTITITGSPTANVSYSIATTGTGTPATGSGTITVTTGTPAGDEIHNFTTSGKTSSFYTITGNMNSTNGSVTYAGLTLTARLKIESSTTITYTTTSPSTLTLVFDSNFTGTVKVNNVSYTASAGIVSATIPAGSNTITKGSVANLFYISTDYNSVSTLRTTQTSSEITSESKTSKVILYPNPASNVLYFSESAQSIEKVQVYNMSGTLVKSVGKNVESIDVSNLISGTYLVKVYTNEGSFNQTVLKK; translated from the coding sequence ATGAAAAAAAACCTACTTATTCTCCTGCTTTTACTGCTTACAGTACAAATATGGGCACAACAAGTTCAAATTACCGAATCCTCGGGTTGGCTTGAATCGGCATTTGTTAAATGGCAACCTGTAAACAATGCACAAACCTACAATGTTTACTATTCCGGTAACGGTATCACTGATCAAAAAATTGACGACCAATTGATCAGAAGTTACGGAAGTTATTTTCGTGCAGACATTCCGGGTCTAAAAGCAGGATCTTATACCGTTAAGATCAAACCAGTCATTTCGGGTGCAGAGGGTACCGGTTCAACAACAGGTTCGCTAACCGTTGCTGCCCAAGATCGTAATGGATTTGCTTTTGAGGGCGGACGCGTTCCAGGAGGATACAAAGCTGACGGAACTCCGAAAGACAATGCGGTTATTTTATACATCACGCAAAATACCAAAAACACTATTTCGATGAATATCACCGGAGCCAGTGCAAACCCTTGCGTTGGTTTACAAAACATATTGTATGCCATCAAAAAAGGAAAAGATACACGTCCGTTTATCATTCGTTTAATCGGAAATATTACCGACATGTCTGTGATGGAAGGCGGAGATGTTGTTATTGAAAATGCCAACAATGCAGCCAGTTATCTTACGATCGAAGGAATAGGAAATGATGCTGTTGCCAACGGCTGGGGCGTACGTTTGAAATCGGCATCGAACATTGAAGTGAGCAATCTTGGTTTTATGAACTGCAACAGTACCGCGGGTGACAATGTTGGCATGCAGCAAGATAATGACCACGTTTGGGTACACAACTGCGATTTATTTTATGGAAATGCGGGAAGCGATGCCGATCAAATAAAGGGAGACGGAGCTTTAGACAATAAAACTTCAACCTATATCACCCTGTCTTACAATCACTTTTGGGACAATGGAAAAGCAAGTCTTTTAGGTTTGAGCGAAGGTACCACAAGCGGTTTGTACATCACCTATCACCACAACTGGTTCGACCATTCTGATTCACGTCATCCTCGTGTGCGCTATTATTCCGCTCACATTTACAACAATTATTTTGATGGTGTAGCCAAATACGGTTCGGGTTCTACATTAGGATCTTCGTTATTTGTGGAGGGAAATTATTTCCGCAATAGTAAACACCCCATGTTAACTTCTTTGCAGGGAACAGATATCTGGGACGAAACCAATCAGGTAAATAATGCCGGAACCATGGGAACCTTTTCAGGTGAAGCGGGAGGATCAATTAAGGCTTTCAACAATACCTTTGACGCTTCAAACGGAACTAATAACATGCGTTTTGTAGCCTACAATGATCCTAATCCGTTATACAATATTTCAGGAAAAATTAGCTCTACAACCGATTTCGATGCTTATGTGGCTACGACAAGAGGCGAAACAGTAAGCAGCGCTGTTAAATCTAAATCCGGAGCAAATACGTATAATAATTTTGATACAGACGCTGCACTATACGTAAAAAATTTAACCATCGAACAACCGGCGACCGCTAAAACAAAAGTAACTCAATACGCCGGACGTGTTACGGGAGGTGATTTAAAATGGACATTTGACAATAGTATAGACGATACCTCTTCAATAGTAATCACGGCACTTAAATCGGCACTTACCAATTACACAGGGGCTTTGGTTGCTGTACAAGGGGAAGGCAATCCGCCTACAAGTTCTCAAACCCTAACTTCAACTTCCAATAACAATCAAACTGTAACCAGCGGTACTGCTATTGGGACAATTGTTTTCACTTGGGGAGGCGACGCAACAGATGCAACGGTTACCGGTTTGCCAGCTTCAGGAATTAGTTTTGTAAAAAATGCCACCGCCAAAACAATCACCATTACCGGAACTCCAACGGCTAATGTTTCCTACTCTATCACAACTACCGGAACAGGAACTCCGGCAACGGGTTCAGGAACTATTACGGTAACCACAGCCGGCACGCAAACACTGACATCCACAAACAATAACAGTCAAACGGTTGCTAGCGGAAACGCAATTGCAACGATTGTTTTCACCTGGGGAGGAAATGCGACAGATGCTACAGTTACAGGATTGCCTGCTTCTGGAATTAGTTTTGTAAAAAATACCAGTGCCAAAACGATCACCATTACAGGAAGTCCGACGGCTAATGTTTCATACTCTATCGCAACTACCGGAACCGGAACACCAGCAACGGGTTCAGGAACTATTACCGTTACTACCGGAACACCAGCCGGAGATGAGATTCATAACTTTACGACATCCGGAAAAACAAGTTCATTTTACACGATTACCGGAAATATGAATTCAACTAACGGATCAGTAACCTATGCGGGATTAACTCTTACAGCACGTCTCAAAATAGAATCAAGTACTACCATTACTTATACTACTACGAGTCCTTCGACTCTGACATTGGTTTTCGACTCTAACTTTACCGGAACCGTTAAAGTAAATAATGTTTCCTATACTGCATCGGCCGGAATTGTATCCGCAACTATCCCTGCAGGTTCCAATACCATTACAAAAGGTTCTGTTGCCAATTTGTTCTACATCAGCACGGATTACAATAGCGTAAGTACCTTAAGAACGACACAAACATCATCAGAAATCACATCAGAATCAAAAACTTCAAAAGTGATTTTATATCCCAATCCTGCTTCTAATGTTTTATACTTCTCCGAATCAGCACAAAGTATAGAAAAAGTTCAGGTGTACAATATGTCGGGAACGTTAGTAAAAAGTGTTGGCAAAAATGTGGAAAGCATTGATGTAAGTAATTTAATTTCGGGTACCTATTTAGTAAAGGTTTATACTAATGAAGGCTCGTTTAATCAAACTGTTCTAAAAAAATAA
- a CDS encoding Bax inhibitor-1/YccA family membrane protein, protein MNFNSKNPFLSNKRFSSNAVSKAEEVHQAQIIDYNQEMTLSGTINKTAILFLILCGSAMVTWWMAFNGMNVMLPAIGGAIIGLILVVISAFKPQASPYLAPGYALFEGLFIGGISAIFEAKYPGIVINAVGATLVTFLVCLGLYKFRIVKVTEQFKSVVVAATLAIATYYLISWLVSLFTSWTPVHYGNSMMSIGISVFVIIIAALNLFLDFDQIEKGVQQRMPKFMEWYGAMGLIITLVWLYIEFLRLLSKLSSKD, encoded by the coding sequence ATGAACTTTAATTCAAAAAATCCATTTTTAAGCAACAAGCGTTTCTCCTCTAATGCTGTTTCAAAAGCTGAAGAAGTACATCAGGCACAAATTATCGACTACAATCAGGAGATGACTTTATCTGGTACAATCAACAAAACGGCCATCTTGTTTTTAATTTTATGCGGATCGGCTATGGTAACGTGGTGGATGGCATTTAATGGTATGAATGTGATGCTGCCTGCTATCGGAGGTGCCATCATTGGACTAATTTTAGTTGTAATTTCAGCCTTTAAACCTCAGGCTTCTCCTTATTTAGCTCCTGGTTATGCTTTATTTGAGGGACTATTCATTGGAGGAATTTCAGCCATCTTTGAAGCCAAATATCCCGGAATTGTAATTAACGCCGTTGGAGCAACTCTGGTTACTTTTTTAGTATGCCTTGGTTTGTATAAATTTAGAATTGTAAAAGTTACCGAGCAATTTAAGTCAGTAGTTGTTGCAGCAACATTAGCAATTGCTACCTATTATTTAATTTCATGGTTAGTTTCTTTATTCACAAGCTGGACGCCTGTTCACTATGGAAACTCAATGATGAGTATCGGAATTAGTGTTTTTGTTATTATTATTGCTGCGTTAAACTTATTCTTAGACTTTGATCAGATCGAAAAAGGAGTACAGCAAAGAATGCCAAAATTCATGGAATGGTATGGTGCAATGGGATTAATTATCACACTAGTTTGGTTGTACATCGAATTCTTACGACTATTGTCAAAATTATCAAGCAAAGATTAA
- a CDS encoding NADH-quinone oxidoreductase subunit N, which yields MNTLIAITGLGIFCLLFEILNLRKAIVPITIVGLLGVLALNFYEFGSTASYYNNMITVSKFSVTFSSLFIVLTIFLVALSHNFYENHPTKISDFVAIKVFLLAGGVAMVSFGNLAMFFLGIEILSIALYVLAASDRLNLKSNEAGMKYFLMGSFASGIILFGICLIYGAMGTFDVAEIHEISLSAELPIWFPIGMILMIIGMLFKVAAVPFHFWAPDVYEGSPALTTALMSTLAKVVAIATLYKLVSALNFIPSLDNQDLLGTFETIVVIVSIASMTVGNIMALRQVNVKRMLAFSGISHAGFMLMTLLTIATSAGVLLYYTAAYALAGIAAFSVVLYVCKNQDNEDITNFHGLGKTNPLLAAILTGSLLSMAGVPIFSGFFAKLFLFNQTIQAGYIALVIVAVINSIISVGYYFKLILAMYSKEPNQERTGKPFLIYAVAVISIALNIALGLFPSLVLDLLK from the coding sequence ATGAATACATTAATAGCTATAACAGGATTGGGTATTTTCTGCCTATTGTTTGAAATTCTTAATTTAAGAAAGGCCATTGTTCCAATTACCATCGTAGGTTTATTGGGTGTTTTGGCGCTTAACTTTTACGAATTCGGATCAACAGCAAGTTACTATAACAATATGATTACAGTGAGTAAATTCTCTGTGACATTTTCATCGTTGTTTATTGTTTTGACCATTTTCCTGGTAGCATTAAGTCATAATTTTTACGAAAATCATCCAACCAAAATCTCCGATTTCGTTGCGATCAAAGTATTTTTATTAGCCGGTGGAGTGGCTATGGTTTCTTTCGGAAACTTAGCGATGTTTTTCTTAGGAATCGAAATCCTGTCAATTGCTCTTTACGTTTTGGCAGCAAGTGATCGTTTGAACTTAAAAAGTAATGAGGCTGGTATGAAATATTTCCTAATGGGATCTTTTGCATCTGGAATCATTTTATTCGGAATCTGTTTGATTTACGGAGCGATGGGAACTTTTGACGTAGCTGAAATCCATGAAATCTCTCTATCTGCCGAATTGCCAATCTGGTTTCCTATCGGAATGATTTTAATGATTATTGGTATGTTGTTCAAAGTAGCAGCGGTTCCTTTTCATTTCTGGGCTCCGGATGTTTACGAAGGTTCTCCTGCATTGACTACTGCTTTAATGAGTACTTTGGCAAAAGTTGTAGCGATCGCTACGCTTTATAAATTGGTTTCTGCATTGAATTTCATTCCATCACTAGACAATCAGGATCTTTTAGGAACTTTTGAAACTATTGTTGTAATCGTTTCAATCGCTTCTATGACTGTTGGAAATATAATGGCATTGCGTCAGGTAAATGTAAAACGTATGCTGGCATTCTCAGGAATCTCGCATGCCGGTTTTATGTTGATGACTTTATTAACGATAGCAACCTCAGCAGGTGTTTTATTGTACTACACAGCTGCTTATGCATTGGCCGGAATCGCTGCATTTAGTGTTGTTTTATACGTATGCAAAAATCAGGATAACGAAGATATTACCAATTTCCACGGTTTAGGAAAAACAAATCCGCTATTGGCGGCAATCCTTACAGGTTCGTTGTTGTCTATGGCCGGTGTTCCTATTTTCTCAGGTTTCTTTGCTAAGTTATTCTTATTCAACCAAACGATTCAGGCAGGATACATTGCTTTAGTGATTGTAGCAGTTATCAACTCAATTATAAGTGTTGGATATTATTTCAAACTAATCCTGGCGATGTACTCTAAAGAACCTAACCAGGAACGTACAGGAAAACCTTTCCTTATTTATGCGGTTGCTGTAATTTCAATTGCTTTAAACATTGCTTTAGGTTTGTTCCCTTCTTTAGTTTTAGATCTTTTAAAATAA
- a CDS encoding complex I subunit 4 family protein encodes MNVSLILIILLIGAFATYFVGDKLASKVALFFSLAALGCSIVLLNHFSAGENISLINTWITQPKISFALNADGLGMAMLLLTVALTPIIIFSSFGNEYKNAKGFYALILFMAFAMTGTFLAADGLLYYIFWELALIPIYFIALIWGNGDAEERRKAVVKFFIYTLAGSLFMLVAFIYLYQKAGSFLIEDLYKLNLSACEQLWIFLAFFLAYAIKIPIIPFHTWQANVYQKAPTVGTMLLSGIMLKMGLYSVIRWQLPLAPLAAKEYMNIFIALGIAGVIYGSIVALRQKDLKKLLAYSSLAHVGLIAAGTYTLTIDGLRGAVLQMIAHGFVVVGLFYAAEIIFRRYETREISQLGGIRTQSPKFTSMFLILVLASVALPSTFNFVGEFTVLYSLSQINIWFAVLGGTTIILGAYYMLKMFQNVMLGETNSKTFADVSVHEGISLVAIIAVLIFFGFYPKPITDLITPSLETILNVINKN; translated from the coding sequence ATGAACGTTTCTCTTATATTAATTATTCTTCTAATTGGTGCATTTGCCACTTATTTTGTTGGTGACAAGCTAGCATCAAAAGTAGCTTTGTTCTTTAGTTTGGCGGCTTTAGGTTGTTCAATTGTTTTATTAAATCATTTTTCAGCTGGTGAGAATATCAGTCTGATCAATACCTGGATTACTCAGCCTAAAATTTCATTTGCTCTTAACGCAGATGGTTTAGGTATGGCGATGCTTTTGCTGACAGTAGCTTTAACGCCAATTATTATATTCTCTTCTTTTGGTAACGAATACAAAAATGCCAAAGGTTTTTATGCTCTAATTTTATTTATGGCATTTGCTATGACAGGAACGTTCCTGGCAGCAGACGGTCTTTTATACTATATTTTCTGGGAGTTGGCGCTTATTCCAATTTACTTTATTGCCCTTATCTGGGGTAATGGTGATGCCGAAGAACGCAGAAAAGCAGTAGTTAAATTCTTTATCTACACACTGGCAGGTTCCTTGTTCATGTTAGTTGCTTTTATCTACTTGTATCAAAAAGCCGGAAGCTTCTTAATCGAAGATTTATACAAATTAAACTTATCTGCTTGCGAGCAATTATGGATTTTCTTAGCCTTCTTCCTTGCTTATGCTATTAAAATTCCAATCATACCTTTCCACACCTGGCAGGCAAATGTATACCAAAAAGCACCAACTGTTGGAACAATGCTTTTATCCGGTATCATGCTAAAAATGGGATTGTACAGTGTGATTCGTTGGCAATTGCCACTTGCACCATTGGCTGCAAAAGAATACATGAACATCTTCATCGCTCTTGGAATTGCGGGTGTGATCTACGGATCAATTGTAGCTTTAAGACAAAAAGATCTGAAGAAATTGTTAGCTTATTCGTCTTTGGCGCACGTTGGTTTAATTGCGGCAGGAACTTACACCTTAACTATCGATGGTTTACGTGGAGCTGTATTACAAATGATTGCTCACGGTTTTGTGGTAGTAGGTTTGTTCTATGCAGCCGAAATTATCTTCAGAAGATATGAAACCAGAGAAATTTCACAATTAGGCGGTATTCGTACACAATCTCCAAAATTCACTTCAATGTTTTTAATTTTGGTATTGGCTTCTGTTGCTTTACCAAGTACTTTTAACTTTGTTGGGGAGTTTACTGTTTTGTACAGTCTTTCTCAAATTAATATCTGGTTTGCTGTTTTAGGTGGAACTACTATTATTTTAGGGGCTTATTATATGCTTAAAATGTTTCAAAATGTAATGTTGGGAGAAACCAATTCGAAAACTTTTGCTGACGTTTCTGTTCATGAAGGAATTTCATTAGTAGCGATTATTGCAGTGTTGATTTTCTTCGGATTCTATCCAAAACCAATTACAGATTTGATTACACCAAGTTTAGAAACGATTCTGAACGTTATCAATAAAAATTAA
- the nuoL gene encoding NADH-quinone oxidoreductase subunit L, whose product MDTNLALLLVLSPFLGFLINVFFGKSLGKTVSGIIGTAAVVVSFAVTLFFFNQVSQTKQALQVTLFDWIQISNLKINLGFLLDQLSLLWLLFVTGIGSLIHLYSISYMHDDENMHKFFAYLNLFVFFMITLVMGSNLLVLFIGWEGVGLCSYLLIGFWHKNQDYNDAAKKAFIMNRIGDLGLLIGMFILGSMFSTLDYATLKTAIAGAANLNIPLLSLAALCLFIGACGKSAQIPLYTWLPDAMAGPTPVSALIHAATMVTAGIFMITRLNFVFDLAPDVQSVIAIIGAVTSLVAATIGLVQTDIKKVLAYSTVSQLGLMFLALGFGAYEVAVFHVITHAFFKACLFLGSGSVIHGLHGEQDMRKMGGLRKAMPITFWTMLISSLAISGVPFFSGFFSKDEILLTAFHHSIPLYVVGSVASIMTAFYMFRLMFLTFFKDFRGTEEQKHHLHESDGLITFPLVILAILATFGGLISLPGNSWLNGYLAPLFTKVAGEEHHLGTTEYTLMGVAVLGGLLGILIAYVKYFKQDNVPEADENITGLTKVLYNKYYVDEAYDAIFVRSINGLSRFFRDYIETGLSALVFGLGKVANELAFQGKKLQNGSIGLYLFAFVLGLCAIVSYIFLAK is encoded by the coding sequence ATGGATACCAATTTAGCTTTACTTTTAGTTTTATCTCCTTTTTTAGGATTTTTAATCAATGTTTTCTTTGGCAAGAGCTTAGGAAAAACCGTTTCAGGAATCATCGGAACTGCTGCTGTAGTGGTTTCTTTTGCTGTTACACTTTTCTTTTTCAATCAGGTGAGCCAAACCAAACAAGCTCTTCAGGTTACTTTATTTGACTGGATTCAAATTAGTAATTTAAAGATCAATCTTGGATTTTTATTAGATCAGTTGTCTTTACTTTGGTTGCTTTTCGTAACCGGTATCGGATCGTTGATTCACTTATACTCCATCAGCTATATGCACGACGATGAGAATATGCACAAGTTTTTTGCTTATTTGAATCTGTTCGTATTCTTCATGATTACTCTTGTAATGGGAAGTAACCTGTTAGTTTTATTCATCGGTTGGGAAGGTGTTGGTCTTTGTTCGTACTTATTAATTGGATTCTGGCACAAAAACCAGGATTACAATGATGCTGCGAAAAAAGCTTTCATCATGAACAGAATTGGAGATTTAGGTTTATTAATCGGAATGTTCATACTAGGTTCAATGTTCTCAACTTTAGATTATGCAACTTTAAAAACTGCAATCGCAGGGGCAGCAAACTTAAATATCCCATTGCTTTCATTAGCTGCTTTATGTTTGTTTATTGGAGCTTGTGGTAAATCAGCACAAATTCCATTATACACCTGGTTGCCTGATGCGATGGCAGGACCAACTCCGGTATCTGCATTAATTCACGCTGCAACAATGGTAACCGCCGGTATCTTTATGATTACCCGTTTGAACTTTGTATTTGATTTAGCTCCGGATGTTCAGTCTGTTATCGCTATTATTGGAGCTGTAACTTCATTAGTAGCTGCAACAATCGGTTTGGTTCAGACCGACATCAAAAAAGTATTAGCCTACTCTACCGTTTCTCAATTAGGTTTAATGTTTTTAGCCTTAGGATTTGGTGCTTATGAAGTAGCCGTCTTTCACGTAATCACACACGCTTTCTTCAAAGCTTGTCTGTTCTTAGGTTCAGGATCTGTAATTCATGGTTTACATGGGGAACAGGATATGCGTAAAATGGGAGGTTTGCGTAAAGCGATGCCAATCACTTTCTGGACAATGTTAATTTCATCATTAGCCATTTCAGGTGTACCGTTTTTCTCTGGTTTCTTCTCTAAAGACGAAATTTTATTAACGGCTTTCCACCATAGCATCCCGCTTTATGTTGTAGGATCTGTTGCTTCTATCATGACGGCATTTTATATGTTCAGATTAATGTTCCTTACTTTCTTTAAAGATTTCAGAGGAACCGAAGAGCAAAAACACCACTTACATGAAAGTGACGGATTGATTACTTTTCCTTTAGTAATTTTAGCTATTCTGGCTACTTTTGGAGGATTGATCAGTTTACCTGGAAACAGCTGGTTAAATGGTTATTTAGCCCCTCTTTTCACTAAAGTAGCAGGCGAAGAACACCATTTAGGTACAACAGAATACACTTTAATGGGAGTTGCTGTTTTAGGCGGATTACTAGGTATTTTAATTGCTTATGTGAAATACTTCAAACAAGATAATGTTCCGGAAGCGGACGAAAACATTACCGGTTTGACTAAAGTGTTATACAATAAATATTATGTAGACGAAGCTTACGATGCTATTTTCGTTCGCTCTATCAACGGATTATCAAGATTTTTCAGAGACTATATCGAAACAGGTTTGTCTGCCCTTGTTTTTGGATTAGGAAAAGTAGCCAACGAATTGGCTTTTCAAGGTAAAAAATTACAAAACGGAAGTATCGGATTATATCTTTTTGCATTTGTTTTAGGGCTTTGTGCCATTGTTTCCTATATATTTTTAGCTAAATAA
- the nuoK gene encoding NADH-quinone oxidoreductase subunit NuoK → MGNILNQIGIENYIFLSVVLFCIGIFGVLYRRNAIIVFMSIEIMLNAVNLLFVAFSTYHQDAQGQVFVFFSMAVAAAEVAVGLAILVSIFRNLGSISIDNLKNLKG, encoded by the coding sequence ATGGGTAATATATTAAATCAAATAGGTATTGAAAACTACATCTTTTTGAGTGTTGTACTTTTCTGTATTGGTATTTTTGGTGTATTGTACAGACGAAACGCTATTATCGTTTTCATGTCTATCGAAATCATGTTGAATGCTGTTAACCTTTTATTTGTTGCTTTTTCAACTTACCATCAGGATGCGCAGGGACAAGTCTTTGTGTTCTTTTCGATGGCAGTTGCTGCAGCAGAAGTTGCAGTTGGATTGGCTATTTTAGTTTCGATCTTTAGAAATTTAGGTTCGATTAGTATCGATAATTTAAAAAATTTAAAAGGATAA
- a CDS encoding NADH-quinone oxidoreductase subunit J, whose protein sequence is MIHIPDFAHATTVQIIFCFLAFITVITAFLTIFSRNPIHSAIYLVICFFSIAGHYLLLNSQFLAIVHIIVYSGAIMILFLFTIMLMNLNEQKEVHRPRITRLGAIVSFCLICIVLIAIFINSKPIVGEYDSTGEDFQSIKVLGKILLNEYMVPFEFASILLLVAMIGTVLLSKKEKLNK, encoded by the coding sequence ATGATACATATTCCCGATTTTGCACACGCAACAACTGTACAAATTATATTTTGTTTCTTAGCGTTTATTACGGTGATTACCGCTTTCCTGACTATTTTTAGCAGAAACCCAATTCATAGTGCTATTTATTTAGTGATTTGTTTTTTCTCTATTGCCGGTCATTATTTACTATTAAACTCTCAATTTTTGGCTATCGTACACATCATAGTCTACTCGGGAGCGATTATGATTCTGTTCCTGTTTACGATCATGTTGATGAACCTGAACGAACAAAAAGAAGTGCACCGTCCCAGAATTACTCGTTTAGGTGCAATTGTCTCTTTTTGTTTGATTTGCATAGTATTAATTGCAATTTTTATCAATTCTAAACCAATTGTTGGCGAATACGACTCAACGGGTGAAGATTTCCAATCAATTAAAGTATTGGGTAAAATTTTGCTGAACGAATATATGGTTCCGTTTGAATTTGCTTCGATCTTGCTTTTAGTAGCCATGATTGGAACTGTATTATTGTCTAAAAAAGAAAAATTAAATAAATAA
- a CDS encoding NuoI/complex I 23 kDa subunit family protein, with product MSIETISLSGRKKVVSNKEMTFMERLYLVAIVKGLFITLKHLFRKKVTIHYPEQVREMSPVYRGQHQLKRDEQGRENCTACGLCALSCPAEAITMKAAERKADEKHLYREEKYASIYEINMLRCIFCGLCEEACPKDAIYLTTSKVLVPSSYEREDFIFGKDRLVMPLDVAIKNAQLNNAN from the coding sequence ATGTCAATAGAAACTATATCATTATCGGGTAGAAAAAAAGTGGTCTCTAACAAGGAGATGACTTTTATGGAACGATTGTATCTTGTGGCGATTGTAAAAGGATTGTTTATCACGCTTAAACACTTATTCAGAAAAAAAGTGACGATTCACTACCCTGAACAAGTGCGTGAAATGAGTCCGGTTTATCGTGGTCAGCACCAATTGAAACGTGATGAACAAGGTCGTGAAAACTGTACTGCCTGCGGATTATGTGCTTTATCATGCCCAGCAGAAGCGATCACAATGAAAGCTGCTGAGCGTAAAGCAGATGAGAAACATTTGTACAGAGAAGAAAAATATGCTTCAATCTACGAAATCAATATGTTACGTTGCATTTTCTGCGGTTTATGTGAAGAAGCCTGCCCAAAAGATGCCATTTACCTGACGACTTCAAAAGTTTTGGTACCTTCAAGCTATGAAAGAGAAGATTTCATTTTTGGAAAAGACAGATTAGTGATGCCTCTTGACGTGGCTATCAAAAATGCTCAACTTAATAATGCTAACTAA